The following proteins come from a genomic window of Rutidosis leptorrhynchoides isolate AG116_Rl617_1_P2 chromosome 10, CSIRO_AGI_Rlap_v1, whole genome shotgun sequence:
- the LOC139871788 gene encoding D-3-phosphoglycerate dehydrogenase 1, chloroplastic-like, protein MAASSSLTSNLISSKSPIKSTSLSSLRWKLPVTVSLPRHHHHHRRPVFIVYSMDAKPTVLVAEKLGEAGLDLLKDFANVDCSYNLTPEELCTKISLCDALIVRSGTKVSREVFESSGGRLKVVGRAGVGIDNVDLGAATEHGCLVVNAPTANTVAAAEHGIALLTAMARNVAQADASIKAGKWQRNKYVGVSLVGKTLAVMGFGKVGTEVARRAKGLGMHVIAHDPYAPADRAHAIGVDLMSFDEAISKADFISLHMPLTPATNKVLNDENFAKMKKGVRIVNVARGGVIDEDALVRALDAGIVAQAALDVFTVEPPPQDSKLIHHENVTVTPHLGASTKEAQEGVAIEIAEAVVGALRGELASTAVNAPMVSAEVLTELKPYVTLAEKLGRLAVQLVAGGSGVKSVKVTYASARAPDDLDTRLLRAMVTKGLIEPISDVFVNLVNADFTAKQRGVRISEERVVLGGSPESPLQAIQVQIANVESRFASAISETGEVTVEGKVKDGVPHLTKVGAFEVDVSLEGNIILCRQVDQPGMIGTVGSILGEENVNVSFMSVGRTAPRKQAIMAIGVDEQPSKSVLNKIGEIPAIEEFVFLDL, encoded by the exons ATGGCGGCTTCTTCTTCACTTACATCAAACCTCATTTCATCAAAATCACCAATCAAATCAACTTCCCTATCATCACTCCGATGGAAACTTCCGGTCACCGTTTCTCTcccccgccaccaccaccaccaccgccgcCCTGTATTCATCGTTTATTCAATGGACGCAAAACCAACAGTTTTAGTCGCCGAAAAACTCGGCGAAGCTGGACTTGATTTACTAAAAGATTTTGCTAACGTTGATTGTTCGTATAACTTAACTCCCGAAGAGCTGTGTACTAAGATCTCGTTATGTGATGCTTTGATTGTACGAAGTGGGACTAAAGTCAGCCGTGAAGTGTTTGAATCGTCTGGTGGTAGGCTTAAAGTTGTGGGGCGTGCTGGTGTTGGTATTGATAATGTGGATCTGGGTGCTGCTACTGAACATGGTTGCCTTGTTGTTAATGCACCCACGGCTAATACTGTTGCCGCTGCTGAACATGGGATCGCACTTTTGACTGCCATGGCTCGAAATGTTGCTCAGGCTGATGCATCTATTAAAGCTG GGAAATGGCAGAGGAACAAATATGTTGGAGTGTCACTTGTCGGCAAGACTCTTGCAGTGATGGGTTTCGGTAAGGTCGGTACGGAAGTTGCTAGACGTGCAAAGGGGCTCGGTATGCATGTAATTGCACACGACCCGTACGCACCAGCTGACCGAGCTCATGCGATAGGTGTTGATTTAATGAGTTTCGATGAAGCCATATCAAAGGCCGACTTCATATCACTTCACATGCCACTAACTCCTGCTACAAATAAAGTCTTGAATGATGAAAATTTCGCAAAGATGAAAAAAGGAGTTAGAATTGTTAATGTTGCTCGTGGTGGAGTTATCGATGAAGACGCGTTAGTCAGGGCATTAGATGCTGGCATTGTAGCTCAG GCAGCGCTCGATGTGTTCACTGTGGAGCCACCGCCACAAGATAGCAAGTTGATACACCATGAGAATGTAACTGTAACTCCTCATCTTGGTGCTAGTACCAAAGAAGCTCAG GAAGGAGTGGCTATTGAAATTGCTGAGGCTGTTGTTGGGGCTCTAAGAGGTGAGCTTGCTTCGACTGCGGTCAATGCTCCTATGGTTTCTGCTGAG GTTCTTACAGAGCTTAAACCGTATGTCACACTTGCCGAAAAACTTGGTAGGTTAGCCGTACAACTAGTAGCAGGTGGAAGTGGTGTAAAATCCGTAAAAGTCACGTACGCTTCCGCCAGAGCACCTGACGATCTCGACACAAGACTACTTCGAGCCATGGTCACCAAAGGTCTAATCGAGCCCATCTCTGATGTTTTTGTCAACTTAGTGAATGCAGATTTCACTGCTAAACAAAGAGGGGTTCGTATCAGTGAAGAACGAGTTGTCTTAGGCGGTTCACCTGAAAGCCCACTCCAAGCCATCCAAGTCCAGATCGCCAATGTTGAGTCACGGTTCGCGAGTGCAATCTCTGAAACCGGGGAGGTGACGGTTGAAGGTAAGGTTAAAGATGGGGTCCCACATTTGACGAAAGTAGGGGCGTTTGAAGTGGATGTTAGTTTAGAAGGGAATATTATTCTTTGCAGACAGGTTGACCAGCCTGGTATGATTGGAACCGTTGGGAGTATACTTGGAGAAGAAAATGTGAACGTGAGCTTCATGAGTGTTGGAAGGACTGCGCCACGTAAGCAAGCGATTATGGCTATTGGTGTTGATGAGCAACCGAGCAAGTCGGTTTTGAATAAGATTGGTGAGATCCCGGCAATCGAGGAATTTGTTTTCCTTGACTTGTAG
- the LOC139871170 gene encoding uncharacterized protein: MGFFWETDMRFVTYVTTERDLADDYKVLSTILKSTCFNGLIKVPLLGKRFTRVSDDGLKFSKLNRFLVSIQFAQLWDDFSVISIDRKLSDHSPLLLRNGSADFGPKPIRIFDSWLDEKGVEDILKNVKESLQAWSKGSVGKLDEEIKQLIDECNQLEKDAEQRDLNDNERQTWLQARGKWIEKDRNKRNILRQKARLNWSVEGDENSKFFHSIIKRRNNKNNIRGLYVNGCWQGDPFQIKEEVFRHFKTFYEDHDSRGFNFRGFETARISQEEAAFLERPFSEEEVWEAVKSCGTSKALDLILSCFENFGG, from the exons ATGGGGTTTTTTTGGGAGACTGACATGAG ATTCGTCACATATGTCACCACTGAACGGGATTTGGCTGACGACT ATAAAGTTCTCTCAACCATATTGAAATCTACATGCTTTAATGGGTTAATTAAAGTTCCACTCCTAGGAAAGAGATTTACAAGAGTTAGTGACGATGGTTTGAAGTTTAGTAAATTGAATAGGTTTCTAGTATCTATTCAATTTGCTCAACTTTGGGACGATTTTAGTGTTATTTCAATAGACAGGAAATTGTCAGATCACTCTCCGCTTCTCCTTAGAAATGGTAGCGCTGACTTCGGGCCCAAACCCATTCGTATATTCGATTCGTGGCTAGATGAAAAGGGGGTTGAGGATATT CTTAAAAATGTCAAAGAAAGTCTGCAGGCTTGGAGTAAAGGCTCAGTTGGTAAACTTGATGAGGAAATCAAGCAACTTATAGATGAATGCAATCAGTTGGAAAAAGATGCTGAACAGAGGGATTTGAATGATAATGAGAGACAAACATGGTTGCAGGCTAGGGGTAAATGGATCGAGAAGGACAGGAACAAAAGGAATATATTGCGTCAAAAAGCTAGGCTCAATTGGTCGGTTGAGGGGGATGAAAACTCGAAATTCTTCCATTCGATTATCAAAAGAAGAAATAATAAGAATAACATAAGGGGTTTATATGTTAATGGCTGCTGGCAGGGAGACCCATTTCAAATCAAAGAAGAAGTATTCAGACACTTTAAAACGTTTTATGAGGATCACGATAGTAGGGGATTCAATTTTAGAGGATTTGAAACGGCTCGAATTTCTCAGGAAGAGGCAGCATTCCTGGAACGTCCCTTCAGTGAGGAGGAAGTGTGGGAAGCTGTTAAAAGTTGTGGTACGTCTAAAGCACTGGATTTAATTTTAAGTTGTTTCGAAAATTTTGGGGGTTGA